The following proteins are encoded in a genomic region of Paenibacillus sp. FSL H3-0469:
- a CDS encoding low temperature requirement protein A, with the protein MIIKKVTWLELFYDLLFVAAVSKASHVLLHVEHETLSLETLGKFVLIFIPIWWAWVGQTLFVNRYGKDTVPHRVFLIIQLFFVLIMTASLSVDFDANYLPFLIGYLGLRIMTAVQYHYSHSRESGHLRNTARYLGSRFWIGLAISACSLFFDSWLRYAVLYAGIILDIILPLTGRRILVKTPANTHHLLERFSLFALILLGESVVSILAVLQSSSWTGPSVGFAALTFVLIIAIWWQYYDNLEKKVDMHIQTAGQTIIYGHLFIYLSLCMLAASIQLLFLDQLHYGQMLNLLFGSVLLYFASTALVFQVYRHKQHRLGMKPLALLTLILACFYVLDLVVHVPDVLIMGELALFFTLYARITA; encoded by the coding sequence ATGATCATCAAAAAGGTTACCTGGCTTGAGCTCTTCTACGATCTGCTGTTTGTCGCTGCGGTCTCCAAAGCCAGCCATGTGCTGCTGCATGTAGAACACGAGACGCTGTCCCTTGAGACACTCGGCAAATTCGTACTGATCTTCATTCCGATCTGGTGGGCCTGGGTCGGGCAGACACTCTTCGTTAACCGCTATGGGAAGGATACCGTCCCGCACCGCGTGTTTCTGATCATTCAATTATTCTTCGTGCTGATCATGACGGCCAGTCTGTCTGTGGATTTCGATGCCAACTATCTGCCGTTTCTGATCGGCTACCTGGGGCTCCGGATCATGACAGCGGTCCAGTATCATTACAGCCATTCCAGAGAAAGCGGACATTTACGCAACACAGCCCGTTATCTGGGATCACGCTTCTGGATTGGACTTGCGATTTCGGCTTGCTCCCTGTTCTTCGATTCCTGGCTCAGGTATGCGGTACTATACGCCGGGATTATCCTGGACATCATTCTCCCGCTGACGGGACGGAGGATTCTGGTGAAGACTCCCGCCAATACCCATCATCTGCTGGAGCGCTTCTCCCTGTTCGCGTTGATCCTGCTCGGCGAATCCGTGGTCAGTATCCTCGCCGTGCTGCAGTCCAGCAGCTGGACCGGACCATCTGTCGGTTTCGCTGCGCTCACCTTTGTGCTGATCATCGCCATCTGGTGGCAGTATTATGACAACCTGGAGAAGAAGGTCGATATGCATATCCAGACTGCCGGACAGACGATTATCTACGGGCATCTGTTCATTTATCTGTCGCTATGTATGCTTGCTGCGTCAATCCAGCTATTGTTCCTGGATCAGCTTCATTATGGGCAGATGCTGAACCTGTTGTTCGGCTCCGTGCTGCTCTATTTCGCTTCCACGGCACTGGTCTTTCAGGTCTACAGGCATAAGCAGCACCGGCTGGGAATGAAGCCGCTGGCCCTGCTGACCCTCATTCTGGCCTGCTTCTATGTGCTGGATCTTGTAGTCCATGTACCGGATGTCCTGATCATGGGCGAGCTGGCGCTGTTCTTCACGCTGTACGCCAGAATTACTGCCTGA
- a CDS encoding copper amine oxidase N-terminal domain-containing protein has protein sequence MKINRRMLVLAALALALTGGTEAVPASAKPAPGVQLQLTYSNGSGLSGMAGGTAQIKNGISYMPANLATIMGLEVKWNNADKTAAFSGWNKSFSVKLGQSTGVLDGKKVSLGGTPYMADKQLYVPVKFVVAALEGGPVRWDAATNTIRANGLHMYRGYSEVFDGGVYSLSLDSGELYLTTKQNTKHKLAVLGRGLDVVDFTFERTPAGLTLLQVVNSYGEPHVHAEYYTYLVKNNSVIRQGHTDIHTSFGTAPVWAGDKLVFNDGRTLRLIEDGTGAVSETVDIPKLLGATVTQDVYYNVEAVYPDVLLVRPTDTAFLTLVDRASGEQTLLYKQLLSSERQREVEQPDFMFPGDYIYFTGRKDNVLSFNIHRMDGSQNIVQTYTLPGSQN, from the coding sequence ATGAAGATCAACCGGAGAATGTTAGTCCTCGCCGCACTCGCACTGGCCTTGACCGGAGGAACTGAAGCCGTTCCGGCTTCGGCCAAGCCTGCCCCAGGCGTGCAGCTCCAATTAACCTACAGTAACGGAAGCGGGTTATCGGGCATGGCCGGAGGCACCGCACAGATCAAGAACGGCATCTCTTATATGCCGGCTAACCTGGCCACAATCATGGGTCTTGAGGTCAAGTGGAATAATGCGGACAAAACCGCTGCCTTCAGCGGGTGGAACAAAAGCTTCAGTGTGAAGCTTGGTCAATCCACCGGCGTACTGGACGGGAAGAAGGTCTCCCTTGGAGGCACACCTTATATGGCTGATAAGCAGCTGTATGTGCCTGTCAAATTTGTAGTAGCGGCCCTTGAAGGCGGACCCGTAAGATGGGATGCCGCCACGAATACGATACGGGCCAACGGTCTGCATATGTACCGCGGTTATTCAGAAGTGTTCGACGGCGGAGTGTACTCCCTGTCGCTGGACAGCGGCGAGCTGTATCTGACAACGAAGCAGAACACTAAGCATAAGCTTGCTGTTCTCGGTAGAGGACTGGATGTAGTAGATTTCACCTTCGAGCGCACACCTGCCGGTCTGACGCTGCTTCAAGTCGTCAATTCCTATGGCGAGCCCCATGTGCATGCGGAGTACTACACCTATCTAGTGAAGAACAATAGTGTAATCCGTCAGGGGCATACGGATATCCACACCTCCTTCGGCACAGCCCCGGTCTGGGCCGGCGATAAGCTGGTATTCAATGACGGCCGCACGCTAAGGCTCATTGAGGATGGAACCGGAGCAGTCAGCGAGACGGTAGATATACCGAAGCTGCTGGGTGCAACCGTTACCCAGGATGTCTACTACAATGTCGAAGCCGTCTACCCCGATGTTCTGCTGGTCCGCCCTACAGACACCGCCTTCCTGACCCTCGTTGACCGTGCTAGCGGTGAGCAGACTTTGTTATACAAGCAACTGCTAAGTTCGGAGCGCCAGCGCGAGGTAGAGCAGCCCGACTTCATGTTCCCGGGAGACTATATCTACTTCACCGGGCGCAAAGACAATGTGTTGAGCTTCAACATCCACAGAATGGATGGCAGTCAAAATATCGTGCAGACATATACGCTGCCGGGCAGCCAGAACTGA
- a CDS encoding transcriptional regulator, which yields MKPLTTIRSHLEAYLYSQQLSINQFSIQSGVNSGTLSRILSGQQPIAMNHLKLITRGMSLPEDHFYSMYVDECFLYSAPTWRRLRPFILNSAELGRLDCIELVAKNLLDNLTYAPMLFEVAEDLFQEHHWQAAAVLYKNISASEKYQHSERLALCQYRLFRITLGDSQTLNLQAALLFECYIERLEVPDQLDGLKTLMHVYYSLHKWDKVDALAQEMHRLAMLSYHHLHRSQRRDRQDKSPEKPVFFYALYSHLMRASVCEEFRDYESALKYVALYMDRSWIREKDEDTRHILDQFQEWGTANTLLYRMMSGDYEVLPEYVAYIAPHASEIFVALYHIMISANRFSWNVDEVLEQFPSYIPYRTNLKDFGELHNQQILADQYSTFLAELAKYYLRNHRLEGMGFLLQSLESSAKIKSDSIIIKCVNLFEQFRHQATEEQTEQYRLLIGEVQESNDKKNDYASSFM from the coding sequence TTGAAGCCTCTCACAACGATCCGGAGTCATCTTGAGGCTTATCTCTATTCCCAGCAGTTGTCCATCAACCAGTTCTCCATTCAGTCCGGCGTTAATTCCGGCACCTTAAGCCGTATCCTTAGCGGCCAGCAGCCGATTGCGATGAACCACCTGAAATTGATTACCCGGGGCATGTCATTGCCGGAGGATCATTTCTATAGCATGTATGTCGATGAGTGCTTCTTATATTCGGCACCAACCTGGCGGCGGCTGCGCCCCTTCATCCTGAATTCGGCGGAGCTGGGGCGGCTGGACTGTATTGAGCTTGTAGCCAAAAATCTGCTGGACAACCTAACCTACGCTCCGATGCTTTTTGAAGTGGCCGAGGACCTGTTTCAGGAGCATCACTGGCAGGCCGCGGCCGTGCTCTACAAGAATATCAGCGCAAGCGAGAAGTATCAGCATTCGGAGCGGCTGGCCCTCTGCCAGTACCGTTTGTTCCGTATCACCCTCGGAGACAGCCAGACACTCAACCTCCAGGCTGCTCTTTTATTCGAATGTTATATTGAACGGCTTGAGGTGCCGGATCAGCTCGATGGACTCAAGACCCTGATGCATGTCTATTACTCGTTGCACAAGTGGGACAAGGTGGATGCGCTGGCCCAGGAGATGCACCGTCTTGCCATGCTCAGCTACCACCATCTGCACCGGTCGCAGCGCAGGGACCGCCAGGATAAAAGCCCGGAGAAGCCGGTTTTCTTCTATGCGCTGTATTCGCATCTGATGCGGGCAAGTGTGTGCGAAGAATTCCGGGACTATGAATCGGCGCTGAAATACGTAGCACTATATATGGATAGGAGCTGGATACGCGAAAAAGATGAAGACACCCGGCACATCCTGGACCAATTCCAGGAATGGGGCACGGCCAATACCCTTCTCTACCGGATGATGTCCGGCGACTATGAAGTGCTGCCTGAATATGTGGCCTATATTGCTCCGCATGCCAGTGAGATCTTTGTAGCCCTGTACCATATTATGATCTCAGCCAACCGTTTCTCCTGGAATGTCGATGAGGTGCTTGAACAGTTCCCTTCCTATATCCCTTACCGGACCAACCTGAAGGACTTCGGGGAGCTTCACAACCAGCAGATCCTGGCTGACCAGTACTCTACCTTTCTCGCGGAATTAGCCAAGTATTATTTACGCAATCACCGCCTGGAAGGAATGGGCTTCCTGCTCCAAAGTCTGGAATCTTCTGCTAAAATAAAGAGTGATAGCATAATCATTAAATGTGTGAATCTGTTTGAACAATTCCGGCATCAAGCCACTGAGGAACAGACAGAACAATACAGACTTCTGATTGGAGAGGTGCAAGAATCCAATGATAAGAAAAATGATTATGCTTCTAGTTTCATGTAG
- a CDS encoding glycosyltransferase family 1 protein, with translation MRLALFTDTFLPQTNGVARTLSRLTGHLHRRGIEHLLFTPKSAPESSYPDPVRPVASIPFFLYPECRLALPGMSSMQSELAAFAPDLLHLATPFNIGLTGLRYARKQQLPHVASYHTHFDRYLEYYKMRRILPLYWKYMKWYHRSCDAILAPSRETLTSLRMEGFTKLRLWSRGVDCTLYSPERRSEEVRERYSKGAALMMLYVGRIAPEKDLTTLLQAMPLLPESVRVAVQLVIVGDGPLLPELKSQAPDNVTFTGARHGEELAELYASADLFVFPSCTETFGNVVLEAMASGLPVIAADAGGTRELVAPGVTGMLFDPRSPAAMAEQICTAAAGHLLRSAMGREGRRQALQRSWEQIFDRLIKDYEEVIERRRIKNEAGIYTA, from the coding sequence ATGCGTCTGGCACTATTCACGGACACTTTTCTTCCGCAGACGAATGGCGTTGCCCGCACACTCAGCCGGCTGACCGGCCATCTGCACCGCCGGGGAATAGAACATCTGCTGTTCACGCCAAAATCAGCCCCGGAGAGCAGCTACCCCGATCCTGTCAGACCCGTGGCCAGCATCCCCTTTTTCCTGTATCCCGAGTGCAGGCTGGCCCTGCCCGGCATGTCCTCCATGCAGAGTGAACTGGCTGCCTTCGCCCCCGACCTGCTCCATCTCGCCACCCCGTTCAATATCGGCCTAACCGGCCTCCGGTATGCCCGCAAGCAGCAGCTCCCCCATGTCGCCTCCTATCACACCCACTTCGACCGTTACCTCGAATACTACAAAATGAGAAGAATCCTCCCGCTCTACTGGAAATACATGAAGTGGTATCACCGGTCCTGCGATGCCATCCTGGCCCCTTCCCGCGAGACCCTAACCAGCTTACGCATGGAGGGCTTCACCAAGCTGCGCCTGTGGTCCAGAGGCGTGGACTGCACCCTATACTCGCCAGAGAGACGAAGCGAAGAAGTGCGGGAGCGTTACAGCAAGGGAGCAGCACTGATGATGCTCTATGTCGGACGGATTGCCCCGGAAAAAGATCTCACCACCCTCCTTCAGGCCATGCCGCTCCTGCCGGAGTCCGTGCGTGTAGCGGTTCAGCTGGTGATTGTCGGCGATGGGCCGCTGCTGCCTGAACTGAAATCGCAGGCACCGGACAATGTCACCTTCACCGGTGCCAGGCACGGCGAAGAGCTGGCAGAGCTGTACGCCTCCGCCGATTTGTTCGTCTTCCCCTCCTGCACGGAGACCTTCGGCAATGTCGTGCTTGAAGCCATGGCGTCGGGGCTCCCTGTCATCGCCGCAGATGCTGGCGGAACGCGGGAACTGGTCGCACCCGGTGTCACCGGCATGCTGTTCGACCCCCGCAGTCCGGCAGCCATGGCAGAGCAGATCTGCACTGCCGCCGCCGGGCATCTGCTGCGGAGCGCAATGGGCCGCGAAGGGCGGCGCCAAGCTCTCCAGCGCTCCTGGGAGCAGATTTTTGACAGGCTGATTAAGGATTATGAAGAGGTCATCGAGCGCCGCAGGATCAAGAATGAAGCAGGGATTTACACCGCCTGA
- a CDS encoding NAD(P)/FAD-dependent oxidoreductase, which produces MSLEALNERVNTDLSYLAYGGADWVRPVEHAEGHVYDVVIVGGGQSGLGAAFGLLRERISNLLIIDENRDGLEGPWETYARMVTLRTPKALTSIDLGIPSLTFRSWWEAQHGAEAWSEVDKIPRGQWMEYLRWYRQVLKLPVRNEVRLLLVEPGDDGIYRLQVTGAGAQAGTLLARKVVLATGIQGGGQWHVPPMIADHLPEHLYAHTSRQIDFAALRGKRVGILGGGASAFDNANYALQEGAAEAQVFVRRAQLPGVNPIRQMEGSGMIERFHTLADADKYAVISHFFQYNQPPTSDTFRRAAAWPGFRLHLGSPWLKVEASGEQAVVTTPAGEFSFDYLIVSTGLLSDPALRPELRQVEPHIARWSDRYTAPAGAANPLLDAHPYLSPGFALQSRDEAGRKRLHGLFVFNYSALASCGLSASAISGLRNAIPRLVSGVADQLFQDDRQQILQAYYDYDEIEFTGQ; this is translated from the coding sequence ATGAGCCTGGAAGCCTTGAATGAACGTGTGAACACGGATCTCTCGTACCTCGCCTATGGCGGCGCGGACTGGGTTCGCCCTGTGGAGCATGCCGAAGGCCATGTCTATGATGTCGTCATTGTGGGCGGGGGCCAGAGCGGGCTTGGTGCGGCTTTTGGCTTGCTGCGCGAACGGATCTCGAATCTGCTGATTATCGATGAGAATCGTGACGGGCTGGAGGGGCCTTGGGAGACCTACGCCCGGATGGTGACGCTGCGTACGCCCAAAGCTCTGACCTCGATTGATCTCGGCATCCCGTCGCTGACCTTCCGTTCCTGGTGGGAGGCTCAGCATGGGGCGGAGGCCTGGAGTGAGGTGGACAAAATCCCGCGCGGGCAGTGGATGGAGTATCTGCGCTGGTACCGGCAGGTTCTGAAGCTCCCGGTACGTAATGAGGTGCGGCTATTGCTGGTCGAGCCTGGTGACGATGGGATCTACCGTCTGCAGGTTACAGGAGCGGGTGCGCAGGCCGGAACACTGCTGGCCCGTAAGGTGGTGCTGGCTACCGGCATTCAAGGCGGAGGGCAGTGGCATGTTCCGCCGATGATTGCAGATCATCTGCCGGAGCACTTGTATGCCCATACCTCCCGGCAGATTGATTTCGCCGCCCTTCGCGGCAAGCGGGTGGGGATTCTCGGCGGCGGGGCGTCCGCCTTCGACAATGCGAATTATGCGCTTCAGGAGGGCGCGGCGGAGGCCCAGGTCTTCGTCCGCCGGGCGCAGCTTCCGGGGGTGAATCCGATCCGCCAGATGGAGGGCTCGGGCATGATTGAGCGGTTCCATACCCTGGCGGATGCGGACAAATATGCGGTCATCTCGCATTTCTTCCAGTATAATCAGCCGCCGACGAGCGATACCTTCCGCCGCGCAGCGGCATGGCCCGGCTTCCGGCTGCATCTCGGCTCGCCGTGGCTGAAGGTGGAGGCTTCAGGGGAGCAGGCGGTGGTGACTACGCCCGCCGGAGAGTTCAGCTTCGACTATCTGATCGTCAGCACGGGCCTGCTCAGCGATCCTGCCCTGCGGCCGGAGCTGCGGCAGGTGGAGCCTCATATTGCCCGCTGGAGCGACCGGTACACAGCACCTGCGGGAGCGGCGAATCCGCTGCTGGACGCACACCCGTACCTTAGCCCCGGCTTTGCACTTCAGAGCCGGGATGAAGCAGGCCGCAAGCGGCTGCATGGCTTATTCGTGTTCAACTATTCCGCTCTGGCCAGCTGCGGGTTATCGGCATCGGCCATCTCGGGCCTGCGGAATGCGATTCCGAGACTGGTCAGCGGTGTGGCTGACCAGCTCTTCCAGGATGACCGGCAGCAGATCCTCCAGGCTTATTATGATTACGATGAGATTGAATTTACAGGCCAGTAA
- a CDS encoding UbiD family decarboxylase, whose product MSYRTMEECIIDLEKHGHLIRIHEEVDPHLEMAAIHMKVYEAGGPALLFEKVRGSKYRAVSNLFGTIERSKFIFRDTWESSQAVIALRSNPMKALKQPLRYIGTGLAARKALPIKKGSGVPAGFEEIRISDLPQIKHWQGDGGAFVTLPQVYSEDPDKPGIMNSNLGMYRIQLSGNEYELNKEVGVHYQIHRGIGIHQAHANRRGEPLKVSCFIGGPPAHTLSAVMPLPEGLSEMTFAGLLSGRHFRYSYVDGFCVSSDADFVITGEIHPGETKPEGPFGDHLGYYSLTHPFPVMRVHKVYAKKGAIFPFTVVGRPPQEDTAFGELIHELTGGAIRSEIPGVKEVHAIDAAGVHPLLFAIGSERYTPYQQLKQPAELLTISNRILGTGQLSLAKYLFITAEEDKPVSTHDIAGFLTYILERINLRRDIHFQTNTTIDTLDYSGTGINSGSKVVFAAVGEQKRSLCTEVPEVLQQVDRGWGPAAMIMPGIAAMQGKPFRDYASAAEEISALSAAIAAQGALDSCPMIILCDDSSFMSESLNNFLWATFTRSNPSHDIHGVNSTVEHKHWACDNVIIDARVKPHQAPPLIPDPEVQRRIERVFSEGASLGGLRRR is encoded by the coding sequence ATGTCATATCGCACTATGGAAGAATGTATTATTGACCTGGAGAAGCACGGGCATTTAATTCGCATACATGAAGAGGTGGACCCGCATCTGGAGATGGCGGCGATACATATGAAGGTCTACGAGGCAGGCGGTCCCGCTCTGCTCTTCGAGAAGGTCCGGGGCTCGAAGTACCGTGCGGTCTCGAATCTGTTCGGAACGATTGAGCGCAGCAAGTTCATTTTCCGCGACACGTGGGAATCTTCGCAGGCGGTCATCGCCTTGCGCAGCAATCCCATGAAGGCGCTCAAGCAGCCTTTAAGGTATATCGGGACAGGCCTTGCCGCCCGTAAAGCGCTGCCGATCAAGAAGGGCAGCGGTGTGCCGGCCGGATTCGAGGAGATTAGGATCTCCGATCTTCCGCAGATTAAGCACTGGCAGGGCGACGGAGGGGCGTTCGTCACGCTTCCGCAGGTGTACTCCGAAGATCCCGATAAGCCGGGCATTATGAACTCCAATCTGGGGATGTACCGTATCCAGCTTAGCGGCAATGAATATGAGCTGAATAAGGAAGTGGGCGTCCATTACCAGATTCACCGCGGCATCGGCATTCATCAGGCCCACGCGAACAGACGCGGCGAGCCGCTTAAGGTTAGCTGCTTCATCGGCGGCCCCCCTGCGCATACGCTCTCGGCGGTGATGCCGCTGCCGGAGGGCTTAAGTGAAATGACCTTTGCCGGGCTGCTCTCGGGGCGTCATTTCCGCTACAGCTATGTAGACGGCTTCTGCGTCAGCAGCGATGCCGACTTCGTGATTACCGGAGAGATTCATCCCGGGGAGACGAAGCCGGAGGGGCCGTTCGGCGATCATCTGGGCTATTATAGCCTGACTCACCCGTTTCCGGTGATGCGAGTACACAAGGTTTATGCCAAAAAAGGGGCCATCTTCCCCTTCACAGTGGTCGGCCGTCCGCCACAGGAGGACACTGCCTTCGGAGAGCTCATCCATGAGCTGACCGGCGGGGCGATCCGCTCGGAGATTCCCGGCGTGAAGGAGGTACATGCGATAGATGCTGCGGGAGTGCACCCGCTGCTGTTCGCGATCGGCAGTGAACGGTATACCCCGTATCAGCAGCTTAAGCAGCCTGCAGAGCTGCTAACGATCAGCAACCGGATTCTCGGAACCGGCCAGCTCAGTCTGGCGAAATATCTGTTCATCACGGCAGAAGAGGACAAGCCGGTCAGCACGCATGATATCGCCGGGTTCCTGACTTACATCCTGGAGCGGATCAATCTGCGCCGCGATATTCACTTCCAGACGAACACAACGATCGATACGCTGGATTATTCCGGCACCGGGATCAACAGCGGAAGCAAGGTGGTCTTCGCAGCCGTAGGGGAACAGAAGCGGAGCTTGTGTACGGAGGTGCCTGAGGTTCTTCAGCAGGTAGACCGGGGCTGGGGTCCGGCGGCCATGATTATGCCGGGGATTGCCGCCATGCAGGGGAAGCCGTTCCGGGATTACGCCTCGGCGGCAGAAGAAATCTCCGCACTGAGTGCTGCCATTGCAGCGCAGGGGGCGCTTGATTCCTGCCCCATGATTATTCTGTGCGATGACAGCAGCTTCATGTCAGAGTCGCTGAACAACTTCCTGTGGGCGACCTTCACCCGCAGCAATCCTTCCCATGACATCCATGGGGTGAACAGCACGGTGGAGCATAAGCACTGGGCCTGTGATAATGTGATCATCGACGCCCGGGTGAAGCCGCATCAGGCGCCGCCGCTAATTCCTGACCCTGAGGTGCAGCGGAGGATTGAGCGGGTATTTAGTGAAGGAGCAAGCTTGGGTGGACTGCGGCGACGGTAA